The following proteins come from a genomic window of Polaribacter dokdonensis:
- the mutL gene encoding DNA mismatch repair endonuclease MutL → MSDIIQLLPDHVANQIAAGEVVQRPASVVKELLENAIDAGATSIKLLLKDAGKTLIQVIDDGKGMSATDARMCFERHATSKIQKAEDLFNLCTKGFRGEALASIAAIAHVELKTKQENEELGTCLKIEGSTIISQDFISTGKGASIAVKNLFYNIPARRNFLKSDTVETRHIIDEFQRVALAHPNIAFLLHHNNNEVYHLKSSNLRQRIVAVFGSKMNEKLVPINEQTDILDIEGFVAKPEFSKRKRGEQFFFVNDRFIKSSYLNHAVVNAFDGLLEQGSHPSYFLYLKVPANTIDINIHPTKTEIKFDNEKALYAMLRATVKHSLGQYNVAPVLDFNRDANLDTSYHQNKSTLKSSTPKITVDPDFNPFNEIKQKEIHFPYQREQKSQNWETLYSSVSIADEQKQDELFTDQQEVKTQKTFQIQRKYVMSLIKSGVVLIHQSLAHQRILYEEFLESITVKEANSQQLLFPVKISFSSAEIEMIYTIKSELENAGFSFDEFTKDSVTIKGIPVSVTESKITIILEELLNDMNLEVPDTSFSHFDIMAKSFAKTLSIKTGTQLAEKEQESLVNNLFSCKEPSISPFGKSTFKTLTLNEIDHLFNS, encoded by the coding sequence ATGTCAGACATCATTCAACTTTTACCAGATCATGTAGCGAACCAAATTGCTGCAGGAGAAGTAGTGCAAAGACCTGCTTCTGTAGTAAAAGAACTTTTAGAAAACGCTATAGATGCAGGTGCAACCAGTATTAAATTACTTTTAAAAGACGCTGGTAAAACACTAATTCAAGTTATTGACGATGGTAAAGGAATGAGTGCTACAGACGCAAGAATGTGTTTTGAAAGGCATGCTACTTCTAAAATTCAAAAGGCAGAAGATTTATTTAATTTGTGTACCAAAGGGTTTAGAGGAGAAGCTTTGGCCTCTATTGCAGCAATTGCGCATGTAGAACTAAAAACTAAACAAGAAAATGAAGAATTGGGTACTTGTCTTAAAATAGAAGGTAGCACCATTATTTCTCAAGATTTTATTTCTACAGGTAAAGGTGCAAGTATTGCCGTTAAAAATTTATTTTATAATATTCCAGCTCGTAGAAATTTCCTAAAATCAGATACAGTAGAAACAAGGCATATTATAGATGAGTTTCAAAGAGTTGCTTTGGCACACCCAAACATTGCTTTTTTATTACATCATAACAACAATGAGGTTTATCATTTAAAAAGCAGTAATTTAAGACAACGAATTGTAGCTGTCTTTGGTTCTAAAATGAATGAAAAATTAGTACCAATAAATGAGCAGACAGATATTTTAGATATTGAAGGTTTTGTAGCTAAGCCTGAATTTTCTAAACGCAAAAGAGGTGAACAATTCTTTTTTGTGAATGATCGTTTTATAAAAAGTTCTTACCTAAATCATGCAGTTGTAAATGCTTTTGATGGTTTATTAGAGCAAGGTTCACATCCTTCTTATTTTTTATATTTAAAAGTACCTGCAAACACCATTGATATAAATATTCATCCCACAAAAACAGAAATAAAGTTCGATAATGAGAAGGCATTATATGCCATGTTAAGAGCTACTGTAAAACATAGTTTAGGGCAATATAATGTAGCACCTGTATTAGATTTTAATAGAGATGCTAATTTAGATACATCTTATCATCAAAATAAAAGTACTTTAAAAAGTAGCACCCCAAAAATTACGGTTGATCCAGATTTTAACCCTTTTAATGAAATAAAACAGAAAGAAATTCATTTTCCTTATCAAAGAGAACAAAAATCTCAAAATTGGGAAACTTTATACTCTTCTGTATCTATTGCAGATGAGCAAAAACAGGATGAATTATTTACAGATCAGCAAGAAGTTAAAACCCAGAAAACATTTCAAATTCAACGTAAATACGTAATGAGTTTAATAAAATCTGGTGTGGTTTTAATTCATCAATCTTTGGCTCATCAACGTATTTTGTATGAAGAGTTTTTAGAAAGCATTACAGTTAAGGAAGCCAATAGTCAACAATTATTGTTTCCTGTAAAGATTTCTTTCTCATCAGCAGAAATAGAAATGATTTATACTATTAAATCAGAATTAGAAAATGCTGGTTTTTCTTTTGATGAATTTACAAAAGATAGTGTAACTATTAAAGGGATACCTGTTTCTGTAACTGAAAGTAAAATAACTATAATTCTAGAAGAATTATTAAATGACATGAATTTAGAAGTGCCAGACACTAGTTTTAGCCATTTTGATATTATGGCTAAATCTTTTGCAAAAACATTATCTATTAAAACAGGTACTCAATTAGCAGAAAAAGAACAAGAAAGTTTAGTAAATAATTTGTTTTCTTGTAAAGAACCTAGTATTTCTCCTTTTGGAAAATCTACATTTAAAACATTAACTTTAAATGAAATAGATCATTTATTTAATAGCTAA
- the ribH gene encoding 6,7-dimethyl-8-ribityllumazine synthase encodes MATTNLSYYDKATIPNAKNFRFGIVVSEWNPEITQNLKNGAIETLLDCGASKNNIVSWDVPGSFELVYGCKKMIQAEKLDAIIAVGNVIQGETKHFDFVCEGVTQGIIDLNVKYDVPVIFCVLTDNTKQQSLDRSGGKLGNKGIECAVAAIKMAAIKNSDRSSESIGF; translated from the coding sequence ATGGCTACAACCAATTTATCTTATTACGATAAAGCTACAATCCCAAATGCGAAGAATTTTCGATTTGGGATTGTTGTTTCAGAATGGAATCCTGAGATTACACAGAACTTAAAAAACGGAGCAATTGAAACCCTATTAGATTGTGGTGCTTCTAAGAACAATATTGTTTCTTGGGATGTACCTGGAAGTTTTGAATTAGTTTACGGATGTAAAAAAATGATTCAAGCTGAAAAACTAGATGCAATAATTGCAGTTGGTAATGTAATTCAAGGAGAAACAAAACACTTTGATTTTGTTTGTGAAGGCGTGACTCAAGGAATTATAGATTTAAATGTAAAATATGATGTACCTGTTATCTTTTGTGTTCTAACAGACAATACCAAACAACAATCTCTAGATAGATCTGGAGGTAAATTAGGTAATAAAGGTATTGAATGTGCAGTTGCAGCTATAAAAATGGCAGCCATTAAAAATTCAGATCGCAGCTCAGAAAGCATTGGGTTTTAA
- a CDS encoding tetratricopeptide repeat protein, producing MATYKKKYKPEGKKAEQQAEEMDSTTAEVFNTLDETASKSEQWIEKNSKVLFGALIAVVVVFLAFLGYNKYIVEPNELEASNELAFPRKYFDEAATAGSGIDSLLNLGLEGADGNYGFLDVADAYSGTDAGNLANYYAGVSYLQMKQYDKAIEYLSKFNSDNAVLNAVSLGAIGDAFSDIDQQEDALEYYEKAANVESNEFTTPLFLYKSAQTAMLLKDFDKAENMFSIIKEKYPTSDQGKDIDKFINAAKYAKN from the coding sequence ATGGCAACATACAAGAAAAAATACAAACCAGAAGGTAAAAAAGCTGAACAACAAGCAGAAGAAATGGACAGCACAACTGCTGAAGTGTTTAACACTTTAGATGAGACTGCATCCAAATCTGAGCAATGGATAGAAAAAAACAGTAAAGTTTTATTTGGTGCTTTAATTGCAGTTGTGGTTGTGTTTTTAGCTTTCTTAGGTTATAACAAATACATTGTAGAACCTAATGAATTGGAGGCTTCTAATGAGTTGGCTTTTCCAAGAAAATATTTTGATGAAGCAGCAACTGCTGGTTCAGGTATCGATTCTTTATTAAACTTAGGTTTAGAAGGTGCAGATGGTAACTATGGTTTTTTAGATGTTGCTGATGCTTATAGTGGTACAGATGCAGGAAACTTAGCAAACTATTATGCAGGTGTTTCTTATTTACAAATGAAACAATATGACAAAGCAATTGAATATTTAAGTAAATTCAATTCTGACAATGCTGTTTTAAATGCAGTTTCTTTAGGTGCTATTGGAGATGCTTTTTCTGATATTGATCAGCAAGAAGACGCTTTAGAATACTATGAAAAAGCTGCAAATGTAGAAAGTAATGAATTTACTACACCTCTATTTTTATACAAAAGCGCACAAACTGCAATGTTGTTAAAGGATTTTGATAAAGCTGAAAATATGTTTTCTATAATTAAAGAAAAATATCCAACTTCAGACCAAGGTAAAGACATTGATAAATTTATCAATGCAGCAAAATATGCAAAAAATTAG
- the recF gene encoding DNA replication/repair protein RecF (All proteins in this family for which functions are known are DNA-binding proteins that assist the filamentation of RecA onto DNA for the initiation of recombination or recombinational repair.) — translation MYLQQLSLVNFKNIASQSFDFQEKINCFVGNNGVGKTNVLDAIYYLSFTKSYFNSVAVQNIKHNESFFMIEGNYLLNDRNETIVCSLKKGQKKILKRNAKAYDRFSDHIGQFPLVIISPADRDLVTEGSDLRRKFIDGVISQQNKTYLKDLMAYNKVLTQRNALLKYFAANRTFDALNLGVYDDQLSDYGARIYEVRSQFLEEFIPIFNEKYKIISGDKENVNLNYKSQLHDFSMPDLLKKALDKDKILQYSTSGIHKDDLNFEIGDYPIKKFGSQGQQKSFLIALKLAQFEFIKQQANITPILLLDDIFDKLDENRVAQIIDLVNNDEFGQIFITDTHAERTENILKEGDKQYQIFKL, via the coding sequence ATGTATTTACAACAACTTTCATTAGTTAATTTTAAGAATATAGCTTCGCAATCATTTGATTTTCAAGAGAAAATAAATTGTTTTGTAGGTAATAATGGTGTAGGAAAAACGAATGTTTTAGATGCAATTTATTATTTATCTTTTACAAAAAGTTACTTTAATTCTGTAGCTGTGCAGAATATAAAACACAATGAGTCCTTTTTTATGATAGAAGGAAATTACCTTTTAAATGATAGAAATGAAACCATAGTTTGTAGTTTAAAGAAAGGTCAGAAAAAAATCTTAAAACGAAATGCTAAAGCTTATGATCGATTTTCAGATCATATAGGACAATTTCCGTTAGTAATTATATCTCCTGCAGATAGAGATTTAGTGACTGAAGGTAGTGATTTAAGAAGAAAGTTTATAGATGGTGTAATTTCACAACAGAATAAAACGTACCTAAAAGATTTAATGGCCTACAATAAGGTTTTAACGCAGAGAAATGCATTACTAAAATATTTTGCTGCTAATAGAACTTTTGATGCCTTAAACCTTGGTGTTTATGATGATCAACTAAGTGATTATGGAGCAAGAATTTATGAAGTTAGAAGTCAGTTTTTAGAAGAGTTTATTCCTATTTTTAATGAAAAATATAAAATAATTTCTGGGGATAAAGAGAATGTAAATCTCAACTATAAAAGCCAGTTACACGATTTTTCGATGCCAGATTTATTAAAAAAAGCATTAGATAAAGATAAGATTTTACAATACAGTACTTCAGGAATTCATAAAGATGATTTGAATTTTGAGATTGGTGATTATCCTATTAAAAAATTCGGTTCTCAAGGTCAACAAAAATCATTTTTAATCGCTTTAAAATTAGCACAATTCGAGTTTATAAAACAACAGGCAAATATTACTCCTATTTTATTGTTGGATGATATTTTTGATAAGTTAGATGAAAATAGAGTAGCACAAATTATAGATTTGGTTAATAATGATGAATTTGGTCAAATTTTTATTACTGATACTCATGCAGAAAGAACAGAAAATATTTTAAAGGAAGGTGATAAGCAATATCAAATTTTTAAACTGTAA